Proteins encoded in a region of the Cytobacillus pseudoceanisediminis genome:
- a CDS encoding DinB family protein, with amino-acid sequence MERKEYEWVKENREVLLDFCSKMDPKDFTCEMGFGWQSVRDTLVHIANCYHGWLGSFVLLKTKEPITPRENIPTIGIEEIRTLFEQADAYVYEVLESFSQKMDESIVQPIPWRESMEEISMTPRKLFMHTVTHEYHHKGQIMAMARQLGYEPPNTDVLGTRE; translated from the coding sequence ATGGAGCGGAAGGAATATGAATGGGTCAAAGAGAATCGAGAAGTGCTCTTGGACTTTTGCAGTAAAATGGATCCAAAAGATTTTACGTGTGAAATGGGATTCGGCTGGCAGAGTGTGCGTGACACACTTGTTCATATAGCGAATTGTTATCATGGCTGGCTAGGATCATTTGTTTTATTAAAAACGAAGGAGCCTATCACGCCTAGAGAAAACATTCCGACAATCGGTATCGAGGAAATCAGGACACTGTTTGAACAAGCAGATGCTTATGTGTATGAAGTTCTTGAGTCATTTTCTCAAAAAATGGATGAGTCAATCGTGCAGCCTATTCCTTGGAGAGAATCAATGGAGGAGATTTCAATGACTCCTCGAAAACTGTTCATGCATACTGTCACTCACGAATACCATCACAAAGGACAGATAATGGCGATGGCCCGCCAGTTAGGGTATGAACCGCCAAATACAGATGTTCTGGGGACGAGAGAGTAG
- the purU gene encoding formyltetrahydrofolate deformylase, producing MNSSIQEQLQVFRESQKNRGRLLINCPDQPGIVAAVSRFLFQHDANIIESSQYSTNPEGGTFFIRIEFECPGLQSKEEELKSQFKEIAETFSMEWKLAFVYELKKTAIFVSKELHCLRELLWEWQSGDLLTDIALIVSNHEEARQIAESLHIPFFYIPASKENRVEVEERQLQLLKEFDIDLIILARYMQILTPAFVGAHPFKIINIHHSFLPAFVGARPYDRAHQRGVKIIGATSHYVTNDLDEGPIIEQDIKRVDHRDHIDDLKKSGRSIERSVLARAVKWHLEDRIIVHENKTIVF from the coding sequence ATGAATTCATCTATTCAAGAACAACTTCAAGTATTTAGAGAAAGTCAAAAAAACAGAGGGCGGCTGCTTATCAATTGTCCTGATCAACCGGGCATTGTGGCTGCTGTATCCAGGTTTCTGTTCCAGCATGATGCTAATATTATTGAATCGAGTCAATATTCGACAAATCCAGAGGGTGGAACCTTTTTTATACGAATCGAGTTTGAATGTCCTGGTTTACAGTCGAAGGAAGAAGAGTTGAAGAGTCAATTTAAGGAAATCGCAGAAACATTTTCAATGGAATGGAAATTAGCATTTGTTTATGAATTGAAGAAGACAGCTATTTTCGTATCAAAAGAACTTCATTGTTTACGTGAGCTGTTATGGGAATGGCAAAGTGGTGATTTGCTTACCGACATCGCTCTTATTGTGAGCAACCACGAGGAAGCAAGACAAATTGCAGAATCCTTGCATATTCCATTCTTTTACATTCCAGCAAGTAAAGAAAATAGAGTTGAAGTTGAAGAAAGACAGCTGCAGCTTTTAAAAGAATTTGATATTGACTTAATCATCTTAGCAAGATATATGCAAATTTTGACGCCAGCCTTTGTTGGGGCTCATCCATTCAAGATTATTAATATTCATCACTCTTTCCTTCCTGCATTTGTTGGTGCGAGGCCATATGATCGAGCCCATCAGCGCGGGGTAAAAATAATTGGGGCAACGTCTCATTATGTTACAAACGATCTTGACGAAGGACCAATCATTGAACAAGATATCAAGCGTGTTGACCACCGGGATCATATAGATGATTTAAAAAAGAGCGGACGTTCTATTGAACGAAGTGTTCTTGCCAGAGCGGTTAAATGGCATTTAGAAGACCGGATTATTGTTCATGAAAACAAAACAATTGTTTTTTAA